One Triticum dicoccoides isolate Atlit2015 ecotype Zavitan chromosome 4B, WEW_v2.0, whole genome shotgun sequence genomic window carries:
- the LOC119291732 gene encoding uncharacterized protein LOC119291732 isoform X2: MPNLPEDIWRHIHSLMPMRDAAQAACVCHAFLRSWRCHPNLTFSGTALGMNKKTCVNDEIARDFRSKVDQILKKHSGIGVKKLKLTIDMIQYYTAKDYCYVNSWLLIAVTPGIEELTLQLSMGEYNFPCSLLSNGSGESIRYLHLCGCSFRPTAELPWLKSLTKVRLHAVRFTGDELGCLLCNSFALERLVLTHCDEMVCLKIPCMLRRLRYLQVFGCEDLRAIDNKAPNISSFLYSGERIQLSLGDTLKMEYIHLYFGRALHYACVELPSSMPNLKIANIDSRSEMANTPVPRSKFLHLKKLIISLDIIAFSYDYFSLVSLLGACPSLETLVLDVSKEEMEHVSIFTDPSDLRKGQQHHKMKRVKILGFTSAKSLVELTCHFLESITSLEYLRLESYQSRPRCCVPANKRRKCFPLPIDVLREAQRGLLAIRTYIEPKVPSMVKLRVVEPCRRCHAAVEL, encoded by the exons GACATTTGGCGTCACATACATTCCCTGATGCCAATGCGAGATGCTGCCCAAGCTGCCTGTGTCTGTCATGCTTTTCTACGTTCCTGGAGGTGCCATCCCAACCTCACTTTTTCTGGCACAGCATTGGGTATGAATAAAAAGACTTGTGTAAATGATGAAATTGCCAGAGACTTTCGTAGCAAGGTTGACCAGATCCTGAAAAAACACTCAGGCATTGGTGTGAAGAAACTTAAACTTACGATTGACATGATTCAATATTACACTGCCAAGGATTATTGTTATGTCAACAGTTGGCTTCTGATTGCTGTCACACCAGGAATTGAGGAACTTACACTCCAACTGTCTATGGGGGAATACAATTTTCCATGCTCACTTTTGTCTAATGGGAGTGGAGAGTCAATCCGTTATCTCCATCTTTGTGGTTGCTCCTTTCGACCCACAGCTGAACttccttggttaaaaagcttgacaAAAGTGCGGCTTCATGCTGTCCGTTTTACTGGGGATGAGTTAGGGTGCCTTCTGTGCAATTCTTTTGCTTTGGAGCGGTTGGTTCTCACGCATTGTGATGAGATGGTTTGCTTGAAGATCCCTTGCATGCTGCGCCGGCTCAGGTACCTACAGGTTTTTGGCTGTGAAGATCTGCGAGCGATAGACAACAAAGCTCCAAATATATCCAGCTTCTTGTACAGCGGAGAACGCATTCAACTGTCACTTGGAGACACATTGAAAATGGAGTACATACACTTGTATTTCGGACGTGCACTTCATTATGCTTGTGTTGAACTTCCATCCAGCATGCCGAACCTCAAAATTGCTAATATAGATTCGAGAAGCGAG ATGGCCAATACACCAGTGCCGCGCAGCAAGTTTCTCCACCTCAAGAAGCTAATTATTAGTCTTGACATAATAGCCTTTTCCTATGATTATTTTTCTCTAGTTTCCTTGCTTGGCGCTTGCCCCTCCTTGGAGACACTGGTCTTGGAT GTATCCAAGGAGGAAATGGAGCATGTCTCCATATTCACAGATCCCTCAGATCTGAGGAAAGGACAGCAGCATCACAAGATGAAGAGAGTGAAGATCCTAGGATTCACATCTGCAAAGAGTCTTGTTGAGCTTACTTGCCATTTTCTTGAGAGCATAACATCACTTGAATACCTTAGGCTGGAGTCGTATCAGAGTCGTCCAAGGTGTTGTGTGCCTGCTAACAAACGTCGCAAGTGCTTCCCACTGCCCATTGATGTTCTGAGGGAAGCTCAACGAGGACTCTTGGCTATCAGGACATACATTGAGCCTAAAGTCCCTTCCATGGTAAAGCTACGTGTGGTTGAGCCTTGCCGCCGTTGCCATGCTGCTGTTGAACTTTAG
- the LOC119291732 gene encoding uncharacterized protein LOC119291732 isoform X1 yields the protein MERQPAVRRRRAQDTNGLVASQAKINVLPCQQDDDSQGDSQMPNLPEDIWRHIHSLMPMRDAAQAACVCHAFLRSWRCHPNLTFSGTALGMNKKTCVNDEIARDFRSKVDQILKKHSGIGVKKLKLTIDMIQYYTAKDYCYVNSWLLIAVTPGIEELTLQLSMGEYNFPCSLLSNGSGESIRYLHLCGCSFRPTAELPWLKSLTKVRLHAVRFTGDELGCLLCNSFALERLVLTHCDEMVCLKIPCMLRRLRYLQVFGCEDLRAIDNKAPNISSFLYSGERIQLSLGDTLKMEYIHLYFGRALHYACVELPSSMPNLKIANIDSRSEMANTPVPRSKFLHLKKLIISLDIIAFSYDYFSLVSLLGACPSLETLVLDVSKEEMEHVSIFTDPSDLRKGQQHHKMKRVKILGFTSAKSLVELTCHFLESITSLEYLRLESYQSRPRCCVPANKRRKCFPLPIDVLREAQRGLLAIRTYIEPKVPSMVKLRVVEPCRRCHAAVEL from the exons GACATTTGGCGTCACATACATTCCCTGATGCCAATGCGAGATGCTGCCCAAGCTGCCTGTGTCTGTCATGCTTTTCTACGTTCCTGGAGGTGCCATCCCAACCTCACTTTTTCTGGCACAGCATTGGGTATGAATAAAAAGACTTGTGTAAATGATGAAATTGCCAGAGACTTTCGTAGCAAGGTTGACCAGATCCTGAAAAAACACTCAGGCATTGGTGTGAAGAAACTTAAACTTACGATTGACATGATTCAATATTACACTGCCAAGGATTATTGTTATGTCAACAGTTGGCTTCTGATTGCTGTCACACCAGGAATTGAGGAACTTACACTCCAACTGTCTATGGGGGAATACAATTTTCCATGCTCACTTTTGTCTAATGGGAGTGGAGAGTCAATCCGTTATCTCCATCTTTGTGGTTGCTCCTTTCGACCCACAGCTGAACttccttggttaaaaagcttgacaAAAGTGCGGCTTCATGCTGTCCGTTTTACTGGGGATGAGTTAGGGTGCCTTCTGTGCAATTCTTTTGCTTTGGAGCGGTTGGTTCTCACGCATTGTGATGAGATGGTTTGCTTGAAGATCCCTTGCATGCTGCGCCGGCTCAGGTACCTACAGGTTTTTGGCTGTGAAGATCTGCGAGCGATAGACAACAAAGCTCCAAATATATCCAGCTTCTTGTACAGCGGAGAACGCATTCAACTGTCACTTGGAGACACATTGAAAATGGAGTACATACACTTGTATTTCGGACGTGCACTTCATTATGCTTGTGTTGAACTTCCATCCAGCATGCCGAACCTCAAAATTGCTAATATAGATTCGAGAAGCGAG ATGGCCAATACACCAGTGCCGCGCAGCAAGTTTCTCCACCTCAAGAAGCTAATTATTAGTCTTGACATAATAGCCTTTTCCTATGATTATTTTTCTCTAGTTTCCTTGCTTGGCGCTTGCCCCTCCTTGGAGACACTGGTCTTGGAT GTATCCAAGGAGGAAATGGAGCATGTCTCCATATTCACAGATCCCTCAGATCTGAGGAAAGGACAGCAGCATCACAAGATGAAGAGAGTGAAGATCCTAGGATTCACATCTGCAAAGAGTCTTGTTGAGCTTACTTGCCATTTTCTTGAGAGCATAACATCACTTGAATACCTTAGGCTGGAGTCGTATCAGAGTCGTCCAAGGTGTTGTGTGCCTGCTAACAAACGTCGCAAGTGCTTCCCACTGCCCATTGATGTTCTGAGGGAAGCTCAACGAGGACTCTTGGCTATCAGGACATACATTGAGCCTAAAGTCCCTTCCATGGTAAAGCTACGTGTGGTTGAGCCTTGCCGCCGTTGCCATGCTGCTGTTGAACTTTAG